TCGTACCGGCGTTTAAAGGATTCTCACGAGTTTTCGCACCTGGCGCGGTCCCGGCGGTGGATGTCATGGTGCTTTTCACTAAAGCGCCAAATGCCACGTTGATTGGTTTTCTGGTGAGCTTCTCTGTGGAACTGGCCTGTATTCTCATTTTCCCGTTTGTCGGATTGCCCATTATTGTTCCGGGCATTATGGCGAGCTTTATTACGGGAGGCGCGGCGGCCATCTTCGGTAACGCCACCGGCGGGTTCCGTGGCGCGATTATTGCCAGTGGTATCAACGGACTGCTGTTATGTGTGTTACCTGCACTGACGTTGCCATTATTCTCACATCTTGGTGCGCAGGGTGTCACATTTGCTGACCCTGATTTCACCCTCTCTTCGCTGATTCTGGACCATCTGATGGGGCTGTTTAAGTAACCACAAAGGCGTCTCGTTATCAGCAGGCCGTCACGGCGATTGATGCCCGGCCTCACTCACAGGCTGGCAAAAAATAATAATCACAGGATTATAAAATCCTGTGATTAGTTTAAACCTCCACCGGTTAACGGTTATTTACGGTTGCTCCACACGGTCTGCACGTTACAGAACTCGCGTAAACCGAAGTGTGAAAGCTCACGACCATAGCCGCTTTTTTTCACGCCACCGAACGCTACGCGCGGGTCTGACGCACTGTAGCCGTTAATAAATACGCCGCCGGTTTCCAGCTCGCCAGTCATCTGTTCTGCCCGTGCCAGGTCGGCGGTATAAATCGTCGCGCTCAGACCAAAATCACTGTCATTCGCCAGTTCGACCGCATGCTCAGCATCGCGTGCAACCGTAATCGCTGCGACCGGGCCAAATAACTCCTGACGGAATGCGGTCATTTGTGGCGTCACGTTGCTCAGAATAGTGGGGGCATAGAAGTTACCTTCGCCAGCAATTTTCTCACCACCGAGCAACAGCGTTGCGCCTTCTGACAGCGTTTCCTGAACCTGCCTGTCCAGCTCATCGCGCAGGTCGTAGCGTGCCATCGGGCCGATGTAGGTGTCGTCGTCCTGCGGGTCGCCGATGACCAGTGCCCGCGTGGCGGCCACAAATTTCTCGGTAAAGGCTTCCAGCACACCTTCTTCAACAATCATACGTTTCGCGGCGGCGCAAACCTGTCCGGTATTCTGATAGCGGCCCGCGACAGCCGCCTTCACCGCTTCATCGAGGTTGGCGTCATTGAGCACGATAAATGGATCAGAGCCGCCCAGCTCCAGCACACATTTCTTCAGTGATTTACCTGCCAGCTCCGCAATAGCACCACCGGCACGCACGCTGCCGGTTACCGTGACGGCAACAATGCGCGGATCAGCAATCAACCCGGCAACATCTGCATTCCCGACATTAATTACGCCAAAGGCCCCTGCCGGAAAACCGGCTTTCAGCGCAGCCTGTTTCACCAGACGGGTCGTGCCCATCACGTTAGGGGCAGGTTTAAGCAGGAACGTATTTCCCGCCAGTAACGCAGGTACCGCGCCGCGCAGGATCTGCCAGACCGGGAAATTCCACGGCATAACCGCCAGGATCATGCCGGAAGGGCGGTAATGAATATGCGCTTCGCCGTTATCGACCATGGTGGGTTCAGGTGCGAGCATCGCCGGGCCCTGCAGGGCATACCATTCGCACAGGCTTGCGGATTTCTCCACTTCAGCGCGCGCCTGTTTAATAGGTTTACCCATTTCGCGGCTGATCATGCGGGAGATGTCTTCACTGGCTTTGCGAAGTTCAGTCGCCAGATTATGCAGATGGGATGCGCGCTGAGCGATATCCGTTTTGCGCCACTGCTTATAGGCCGCGCTGCCTTGTGTGACTGCCATCTCAAGAGTCAGTGCGGTGTCGAAAGGATACTCTGCGATACGCTGGCCGTTGAACGGGTTGAGCGAAATTGCGTGTGTGTCGGGCGTTGTCATTATGTGCTCCTCATTTATCCAGTCCGTTCAGCATAGAGACTTGCGAAGATGAATAAAAATGAATAAAAATAAGTAAACCGTTCACTTTTTGAGAAAGACTATGAATCTGTCACAGCTCGAGATGTTTCGCGCCGTTGCTGAAACCGGCAGTATCAGCGCCGCCGCCCAGCGGGTGCATCGCGTCCCGTCGAATCTGACAACACGCATTAAACAGCTTGAGGCGGAACTGGGCGTCGAATTATTCATCCGCGAGAATCAGCGTCTGCGCCTTTCGCCAGCAGGGCGAAACTTTCTCAGTTACAACAACCGTATTCTCGATTTAGTCGAAGAAGCGCGGGTGTCCGTGGCGGGCACAGAACCGCAGGGGATATTTGCGTTGGGCGCGCTGGAAAGCACTGCAGCGGTGCGGATCCCCACTTTACTGGCGCGTTATCACCAGCAATTCAGCAAGGTTGAACTGGCGCTGAGCACTGGCCCTTCAGGGGAATTGCTGGATAAATTGCTGGAAGGGGCGCTGGAAGCGACGTTTGTCGACGGCCCTGTGCTGCATCCGGTTCTGGATGGCGTGCCAGTGTATAAAGAAGAAATGGTGATTGTCGCCCCCTTACATCACGCGCCTGTGACTCGTGGGCAGGAGGTTAACGGGGAGATTCTGTATGCGTTCCGGTCGAACTGCTCTTATCGTCGCCATTTCGAAAGCTGGTTTGCGGATGATGGCGCTGCGCCGGGGAAAATCTACGAAATGGAGTCTTATCACGGCATGCTGGCTTGTGTGATAGCCGGCGGCGGGCTGGCGCTGATGCCGCGCAGTATGCTGGAAAGTATGCCGGGCAGCAGCACGGTGAGCATCTGGCCGCTGGCCGACAATTATCGTTTTTTGACAACGTGGCTGATATGGCGGCGCGGCGCATTAACCCGCAATCTGACAGAATTTGCGGCTCTGGCCTCTCAGTTAACGGTTAACCTTCCGCCACCTGCAAAATAATCTGCCAGTCCAGTGCGAGCTTCAGCGCCACACACGCGGCGCAAACAATAAAAATGGTCTTAAACATAGGGTAAATAAACATCCTGTGTGACGTGAGTCACATTTTAAAGCGATGCTGCGTAAACCGCTTTAAATTTTTTGTGCAGAAGATGCTTTTCGTCGATTTCCGGCAGGAAAATTTTTAGCGAAATGAATAAGAGTAAGCGTGAGATCCGCATCAAAAGAAAAGAACTGGCCCGATTTGTACATAATAGCAACATATGTTATTCACGCACTGATACTCTTATAAAGAGAGGTAAATTTAGCTTAATAATGTTTTCCTGCTTATTTTGAAGTTCTGCAGGTGATTTGTGCGCTGAAAATTTATTAACCCAGAGTCAATAATTACTTATAAAACTAACGCATTAAAACGCAATAAACCAAAGAGGCTCACGCAGGAATTGTGTAATAGGTTGTAATATTATCCTGACGCAATTGATATCAATATTGGTTTGTGTAGAATCAGAGTCACTAATTTAATGGCACATATCTAAAGTGAGCACATCATGGACAACGCATTAAACGTTTTGAATAATATCCGTACACTTCGGGCTCAGGCTCGCGAAATGCCTTTGAGTACTCTGGAAGAAATTCTTGAGAAACTGACTGCCATTGTTGAAGAAACTCGCGAAAATGCCAAAGCGCGCAGTGCGCAGCAACAAGAGCGCGACGAAAAATTACTGAAATACCGCGAAATGTTGGCAAACGATGGCATCGCGATTGATGACCTGTTGGGCCACCAGAGCGCGAAAGAAACCACTAAAGCCAAACGTAAGCCACGTCCGGCCATTTATGAGTACACAGACACTGACGGTTCTAAAAAAACCTGGACGGGTCAGGGTCGCACGCCTTCTGCCATTAAAGCAGCGCTGGATGGCGGCGCGACACTTGAAAGCTTCCTGATCGCGCGCTGACCTCACGGCTGATGTGCTGCGCTTTTCTGCCCCGCTTTTTAGCCGGGCAGAAAAACGTACTTCACCGCCAGTTTTTATTCTGCTGTTCCCCCTTTTAAAAATTCTCGCGTTTCTGGGGATTTTTTCCTTTTCATTACTCTCCGTCATTGTTCTTAAGGTAAGCTTAAGTCTGCATAAGTAAGGTTAACGTCTCTTCGTTTACCGGAACTTCTATGCGTACCCGATATTCTTTCGTTCAAATTATGCTCCACTGGCTGGTGTTTGTGTTAGTCGTACTGACCTATGCCACGATGGATATAAAAGGGTGGTTTGCAAAAGGCACGCCAGCGAGGGAGTTATTAGCCCTTACGCATTACAGCCTGGGATTTTGCGTATTATTCCTGATGTGTATGCGTCTGTTTGTTCGCGCAATGTATGTCACTCCGCCGGTTAAACCCGCGTTGCCGCGCTGGCAGCATTATTTGTCAGGTTCGGCTCATGTACTTATATATCTGATGTTTTTAAGCTTGCCGGTGCTGGGCATCTTGTCACGTTATTATGGCGGCCATGACTGGACGATGTTTAACATCCTTATGCCTAAAAGTGTTTTTCCGGATCTCCCTTTACAGAAACAGTTTAAAACGCTGCATGAATGGCTCGCGAACGCCGGGTATTATCTTATCGGATTACATGCTCTGGCTGCCCTCTGGCATCACTATCGCCGGCGCGATAACACGCTAATCCGGATGTTACCTTCGCGAAAATAACCCGCGGGTGCGTGGGTCTGAGAAACCGTTGCCAGTTTCTGGTATCAACGGAGCGATTAACGTGACGGAAGGAACAATGATGATATCCAGTGCGAGGGGGCATATTGCCTGCTAATAAATGCGGCAGTATCCTAAAGCCCTTCTAATCAAAAGGATATTGAAATGGATACTATTGAAGAGCTAAACGGAACGTACTTTTATCACGGCCACGCCAATCTGAGTAATCAAGAGTTATTTGGTCTAATTTTTATTGAAAGCTTATCAAATCACCTCGGGTTAGATACTACGGCTACAGTTCTCATTATTACAGGGCAGCCTTACATTCCGGTTCCGGGCAAGATGGTAACTGCAATACCGGGAACAAGCGTGGCGTCAAAGCTATCGAGGGCCCTTTTAAAGCAAGCGAAACTGCCCTTTGGCCTTAAAGCGTGGACGCCGGTTGGTAAGTCGTTCAATACCTTGACTATGCGAAAAACCACAAAATGGGCTGCGCTGATAGATAGATATGTCCCCTTTGTTGGATATGCAATGGCGGTCATATTAATCCAGCAGGTGGCCGCCGAAACCAGATCAAAATATAATTTAATAGCCCGTCCAGAAGATCGTATTGCATGGACATACTTTTAATGGAAGAAAAAGTCTTATCAATGTTCCGCGAGGAAATACCTGGCTACTACGATTTCGATTTGAAAAGAGAGGTTCCGCTTGAGTTTGATACCGAGCTACAAGATTTTGCTCCAGGTGATGATTTCGTATATGCCCTCGAAGCTTATGAAAAAACCTTTAAAGTGGACCTGTCAGTCGTAAATTGGTCCTTCTACTTTCCCTGGGAAAACCTTCCGTTTTTCACTCGCTGGTTTAAGGTTAAGCGTAAGGACATAGAAAAGACCAGAAAGCCCTTAACTGTAAGAATGTTCGCAGAATCGGCTAAGGCGGGTAAATGGCTTTATGATTAAGGGGCTTTAGCCCCTTTTTTAATCATGCGGTTTGGCGATCATTCCACGAGTCAGCAAAGATAATGTTCCCATCATTATGCTTCCAGGTGATTTTCTCGTAACGCAACTCAACAGTTTCCATATGATTTTCATTCGGATTGCTGGCTGCGGCCATTGCTGGTGTAATCGAAACGATACGCACCTTTTCCAACAGCATGTTGAAATACTCCACTTCCTGACCAGCATCATTTATCCGATACCATTTGATTTCAGCTGAAGCAAGGCATTGACCCGTTGCCACTGCCTTGTAGATGTATGGGCTGGACGAATCGAACTCTTTAACCACAAGCAATGGTGAGTGCATACGTGTACCCGTCACTTTGCCCGTAGCGTTATCAGTGGGAATCATTAAGTTGTGGTGAAAACCTCGAACCTCGATACTGTATTCCCGATGTTTGACATCCACACCGCCTTTAATCAGTGCACCGCCGTCGTCTTTAAGCCATAAATATGCCGGGATTGCCATTTCCGAAAATTCCTTTTTAAAAGTGAGGCTTCAAATTATTCCTTTGTTCAGCCAGGCACAATTAGCGACTGTTGTAATAGACTGATTTTCAGATGTTTATTATTCATGGCGGGTTATCATTGGGATGAATGTTGAATGCGCCCGTTCAGCATTTTAATTTGCATAAACAGGCGCAAAAACTTTACTGTTTTACGCCGTTCTTCTGATAAACACACAAATGCGTATACGCCGCCTGCAACAATGGAATAGTAATCCCCACACGCGTTGCGCGCTCAACCAGATCGCCAATAATCTGCTCTGCTTCGATGGGGTAACCCTGCATCATATCGCGGTACATGGAGGAGGTCTGCGGCGAGCTTTTATCGGTTACCGCTTCCCTGACTTTTGCCACGGCAGCGGCGCGTTCCGCGTAGCCAAAGGCTTTCATGGTGGTCAGCGCTTCGGTGACGATGGCATTCGCAAACTCCGTCCCGCCCGGCTCAGAAGCCACTTGGCCGATATTGCCGCGCATGGTGCAGGTGATGGCGCCGAAGCTTGAAAGCAGCAGCCATTTCTCCCACAAATCACTGATAATGGTTTCAGAAAGCACCGCCTCGATATCCGCACTCTGGAATGCCTGATCGACTTTCAGGATGCGTTCAGTTTTTTCGCCGGAGAGTTCACCGTAAATAATCTGATGCATTGGCGTCATCTGGTGAATATGTCCGTCAGTATCCAGCGTCGCGTTGATTTTGCACAAACCACCGATTAACGCATGCTCACCAAAACGCAGGCTCAGCGTCTCCATATGTTTCATCCCGTTAAGTACCGGCATCACCATGGTGTTTTCACCGACAACCGGTGCGATATCTTTCATTGCCGCTTCCAGCCCGAAACTTTTTACAGTCAGCAAAATCAGGTCATAAGGCCCGGTCAGCTGCGATGCCTGTAAGACATTGGGCTGGAAATGGAAATCACCGTGCGGACTGTGAATCGTCAGCCCGTTTTGCTCAACCACAAGCGCGCGTTTTTCACGTAAAAGAAACGTCACATCCTGCCCGGCCTGCGCCAGCCGCGCACCAAAATATCCGCCGGTCGCGCCAGCTCCCACCACTAAAATTCTCATGCGTTATCCTTTTTTATCAAGACATTCAGAAACCCTGTGTTTGTTTAAACTACGGGAGGAGGGCGGCAGGGATCAAGAGCCATGATGAATGAGGGATTTTTGAAGATTTTGCCGCGTGATACTATGCCCCATCACTATTTCAACAAGGAGCACTGAATGGCAGGTTATCAGCCTCCGTACAGTATCACACCGCAGATCCTCAACCGGGTTGTGGACGTCGGGGAATTGCTGGGGCGTTGGGCTGCGCATGCTGAACAGTCATCTGTGCTGCTGCGAAAAGAAAACCGTATCCGCACGATTCAGGCTTCACTCGCTATCGAACACAACAGCCTGTCGACACCGCAGGTGACCGCCATTATGGAAGGCAAACGCGTGCTGGCGCCGCAAAAAGATATTCAGGAAGTGCGTAACGCCATTCTGACGTACGAACAGTTACCGGCATTGAAAAGTCATCGTCTTGAGGATGTTCTGAAAGCTCACCAGACGCTGATGCTCGGACTGGTGGATGCGCCCGGCCACCTGCGCAGCGGCAATGTGGGTGTGTATCGTGACAATCGGCTGATTCATATGGCACCACCGGCCGGGCAACTCCCGCGTCTGATATCAGATTTGCTGAACTGGCTGAAGGAAACGGATATCCACCCGCTCATCGCCAGTTCGATTTTCCATTATGAGTTTGAATTTATTCACCCGTTTGCCGACGGTAACGGCAGGATGGGGCGCTTATGGCAGACGCTGATCCTCAGCCAGTGGCGTTCAGAGTTCGCCTGGCTGCCGGTAGAAACGCTGATCCATAATCAGCAGCAGGATTACTACCGCATTCTTGGCGAATGCGATCGTGCCAGTGACTGCACGGCATTTATCAGTTTTATGCTCGATAAACTGGCGGAAGCATTACGTGAAGGCATTGAAACGCAATCCTCACACTGAACGTCAATGACTCATTCGACACCCCCCGCCCGAAGACGGGGGAGTTACACCGCTATTTCCCCCGCGCCAGAACCTTGCGGTACAGCACCGGCAGTGAAATCACCACGATCAACATCGCACCGACAATCACCGACATCACGATGCCCGGCACATTCAGCAGACTGAGGCCGAAAGTCAGCAGCCCCATCAGAAACGCGGCAATAATTACGCCGGTCATGCTGCCGGAACCACCGAGCACGCTGACACCGCCGAGCACGGCCATGGTAATCACGCTCAGTTCCCAGCCGAGAGCCAGTGTTGGCCGCGTACTGCCGAGGCGCGAGGTCAGCAAAACGGCCGCCAGTCCGGACATTACGCCGACCAGCACGAACAGCGTCAGATTATGGCGTTTCACGTTAATCCCGGAGTACCACGCGGCGACCGGATTGTTGCCGATGGCATAGGTGCGGCGTCCAAAGTTAGTTTTGTGCAGCAGGAAATAAAACACCGCGCCCAGCACCAGGAACAGCGCGAATTCAAACGACAAGGGCCCCCAGACATAGCCCTGACCAAACCACGCGAAACTGGCGGGATATTTATTCAGCGACTGATCGCCCAGTAGCACGTAGGTGATGCCACGGAACAAGCTCATGGTGCCGATGGTAATCACGATAGACGACAAATTCAGCCGGGTGACCAGCAGGCCGTTAATCAGCCCGCACAACAGGCCGACGCTCAATCCGACACCCACCAGCGCCGGTGTTGGCAAACCGGCCTGCGCGCAGAATCCCATAATGGTGGAACTCAGCGCCATGGTTGAAGCGACCGACAAATCGATTTCCCGGGCGATAATCAGCATCGCCATCGGCAGCACAATGATGGCTTTTTCGGTGAAGTTAAACGTTGCGTCCGACAGGTTCCATATATTGAGGAAATACGGCGAGGCGAACGCATTCACCACAAATACCAGCAGCGTCACCAGCAGTAAAAATCCTTCCCAGCACATCAGGCGGCGGAAAAACGGCGTGACAGCCATGGTGGTGTTTTCTCCGGCAGCGGAATGCGGCGTGTTGCGCGACGTTAAGGTCTTGTTCATGATCTTACCCCGGTTTCAGTTCGCACAGGCTGGACGGCGGGAGAGTGGCGCAGAATCAGCCGTCCTTTACGTTTGTTGGCGCGTTCGTTGAGGATGACGGCGATCACAATCACGCCGCCAGAAATCGCCATCTGCCAGAACGGCGACACTTCAATCACCGGCAGGGCATTGTTGATGACGCCGAGGAACAGCGCGCCCAGCAGGCAACCGACCACCGAGCCGATGCCGCCCATGGTGCTGATCCCGCCAATGACGCAGGCTGCAACAATTTGTAATTCAAAGCCGTTGGCGACGTCCACGTAAGCCACGGCGAAGCGTGAGATCCACAGATAGCCGCAGAAACCCGCCAGCGCGCCGGAAAGGCAGAAGCTGACGAACTGCATTTTGCCTGCGTTGATGCCGGTGTAATACGCCGCCGTGGCGTTGCCGCCAGCCGTGTAAAGTGCCCGTCCGGTCCGGCTGTAACGCAGGAAATACGCCACCAGAATCAGCGCGGCAATCGCACACCAGCCAAGCAGCGGCAGACCAATAAAGGTGGCGCGTGGCAGACTGAGGAATTCCGGGCTCATCTGATGGGCATTGATCCAGCCGCCGTTTGAGAGCAGGAAGATAATGCCGCGATAAATGCTCATGGTGCCGAGCGTCACCACAATCGGCGGAATACCGACTTTCCATACCAGGAGGCCATTAATTGCGCCCATCACCAGCCCGAGTACGGTTGCCAGTAACACCAGTGACCACACCGGAATATCCGGATGATGGAAGTTAATCAGCGCGACGATCATGCCGGTCAGCGCCAGATTGGCGGCCATCGACAAATCGATACCTTTGGTCAGCAAAACCATCATCTGCCCGAGCGCCAGGATGATCAGAATCGAGGTATCGTTAAACATCTCCAGCAGGTTTCCGGCACCGATAAACTCCGGCGAGCGCACGCCGACGCCCAGCACCATCAGCACTATCACCACCGCCAGCAGCAGCTCGCGGTATTTCAGCAGGTTTCTGATCATGCTGCCTCCTCGCCCGCGCCGCTGGCGGCACTGACAATCATTTCTGCGCTGGCTTCACCGGCGTTGAATTCGGCGACCATCAGTCCTTCATGCATCACAATGATGCGATCGGCCATGCCCATGACTTCCGGTAATTCGGAAGACACCATAATCACCGCCAGCCCGCGCCCGACCAGTTCAGACATAAACTGATGCACTGCCGCTTTCGAGCCGATATCAATGCCTTTGGTCGGTTCATCGAGAATGATGATGTCCGGTTTGGTCGCCAGCCATTTGGCGATCACCACTTTCTGCTGATTTCCGCCCGACAGCGTGCCGACGGCCTGTTTCCAGCTTGACGCTTTCACCTGCAACCGTCTGGCGTAATCATCGGCCAGCGCCCACTCTTTTTTGTCGTTGAGCACGCCGCGCGGATTAAGCTGGCTGAGCTGCGGCAGGCTGATGTTCTGGCTGATGGGCAAATCAATAATCGCGCCTTGTTTCTGGCGCTCTTCCGGCACATACACAATCCCCGCGCGGATGGCCTGAGAAGGGCGGGAAAAATGGTGTTCTTTGCCGTTGATCAGAATTTTGCCGCCGTTCGGTTGCGTGACGCCAAATAACGCCTGCATCAGTTCGGTTCTTCCCGCACCGACCAGCCCGTAAAAACCGAGGATTTCGCCTTTGCGCAGTGAGAAGTTAATGCCTGCGAATTCGGTCGGATGGCTGAGGTTTTGCACTTCCAGTACCGTGTCGCCCGGTTTGCAGTTCACTTTCGGGTAAGCCTGACTGACTTCACGTCCTACCATCATGGTCACCATCTGCTGTTCACTGATGTCGCTGATTTTGCCGGAGCCGACATAGCTGCCGTCGCGCAAAACGGTGTAGTAATCGGAAATGGAGAAGATCTCGTCGAATTTGTGCGAGATAAACAGAATCGCTTTACCCTCCTGTTTCAGGCGTTCGACAATCTGATAAAACTCAACGATTTCATGCTGAGACAGGGCGGCGGTGGGTTCGTCGAGAATGACCACCTGCGCATCAAACGACAGCGCACGGGCGATGGCCACCATATGGCGCTGCGCGATGCTTAACTCTTTCAGAATGGCATGCGGATCAATGTTTACTTCCAGACGCGTCAGAATATCGCGTGCCTGCTGATGCATCGCCGGCCAGTTCAGACATTTAAAAATGCCGCGGTAAAGATAGTGACCGACGAAGATATTCTCGGTCACGGAAAGCTCGTCAAACAGCACGGTTTCCTGATGAATGGCGGTGATGCCGATTTTGTGTGCGGATTCCGGATTCGGCAGTTTTATCGGAATGGCTTTATAGTGCAACTCGCCTTCTTCCGGCTGATAAATGCCGGTCATGACTTTCACCAGCGTCGATTTCCCCGCGCCGTTTTCGCCAATCAGGGCGGTTACTTTTCCCGGATACAAATCCACATGAACGTTATTTAACGCCCTGACACCCGGAAAGACTTTGCTGATGCCCTTCAATGACAACAACGGTGTCGCTGAATCACTCATGGAGTTTCCCCTGTCTGGCTAAGTACAACAAAACGGCTGAACGGTAACCCGGTCAGCCGCATTCAGGATCAGAAGATTTTAGAGAATTTATCGATGTTGCTGGCGTCGTAGACAAACGGTTCAGCCATTGCGCCGCTGCCGTCTGCATCGAGTTTCACTTTGCCTAAACGGCCCATGCTGGCTTCGGTTTTAGTGGCGGTGCCTTTCACCAAATCATCAGCCAGATAAGTGGCGGCGTAACCCAGATCAATCGGGTTCCAGATAGCAAAACTTTTGGTTGCGCCCGATTTTATTGCGCCCGCCATTTCAGACGGCAGCCCCAGTCCCGTTACATACACCTTGCCGATTTTGCCCTGATCTTTCACTGCCTGTGCGGCCGCCACGATACCCACGGAAGAAGGGGAAATAATCACTTTCAGGTCCGGATAGGATTTCAGCAGGCCAATGGTTTCGCGGTAGCTTTTATCTGACAGATCATCGCCATAAGCGACCGTCACCAGATTCACCGAAGGGTATTTCGGCAGCACTTTTTTCATTTCCGCAATCCACAGATTCTGGTTGGTGGAGGTTGGCGTGGCGCTCAGGATGGCTACATCGCCTTTTTCTACGTTCAGGGCTTTCAGCGCATCGGCGGCCAGTTTGACGTTGGTTTCGCCAATCAGCGCGTTGTTAGACGGATTAAGGTGGATCTGGCGGCCCTCTTTGGCGACACCGGAATCCCACGACACGACTTTAATGCCACGTTGCATGGCTTTTTTCAGCACCGGCACCAGCGCATCCGGGTCATTGGCGGAGACAGCAATGGCATCGACGCCCTGGGCGATCAGGCCATTGAGCACTTCTATTTGCGCCTCGGCGGTAGTGGTGGTTGGGCCGGTATAAATCACTTTCACATCGCCCAGTTCTTTAGCTGCCTGCTGTGCGCCAACGTTTGCTGCTTCAAAAAAACCATTACCCAACGATTTTGCTACCAGGGCGATCTTCACTTCTGCCGATGCCGCGCCTGCCAGCAGGATGCTGCTCGCCATCAGGGTAAGGCTCAGTACGTGTTTTAATTTCATTTTTTGTACTCCGCATAAGTCCGCATAAAGTTTAACGACCAAAAAGTTGCCGACGCGCCAGGCGCATGATCACGACTCTAGGAGGTTGCTGACAGCCTCACCTTTCCGCGAGTGCCAGTTCAGTGCGAACTATGGCAAAGACGCAAAGGTTTGAGCGAACAACCTCACAATTTGATAACAATCTTATTTCAGGCAGGCTAAACGGTCAGAAAAACACACATTACCGGTTTCAGAAGACCGCACTGAAATAAGGCATAAAGCTACGCAGTACGCCGGATTGCACCGGATTTCATCAGGCGGGAAATGTTTTGTTCAAAAGCGGCTGGCGGATCACAGTTTCAGCCCGATGGCTGCCCCGGCGACGACTAAGATATTACGATAGTGTTAATAAGGAGTCGGAAATGACCGTGTTACGCAGTAGTGAGTATTTCCCCTCAGGAGATTTCCCGGTCGCCATTGAACCCCGTTATCCGCAGGAAACTTTTCCTGAACATCATCATCAGGATTTCAATGAAATTGTCCTGGTCGAGCAAGGTACCGGCACGCACGTTTTTAATGACCAGCCGCTGATCCTCAGCGCGGGGAGCGTCTGTTTTGTGCGTCACAGCGACCATCATCTTTATGAAGATACCGAAAACCTGCATCTGACCAACGTGCTGTATCGCAGCCCGAACGCGTTTCGTTTCCTTAATGGCGTCGGTGATTTATTGC
This is a stretch of genomic DNA from Rahnella aceris. It encodes these proteins:
- a CDS encoding sugar ABC transporter ATP-binding protein, producing the protein MSDSATPLLSLKGISKVFPGVRALNNVHVDLYPGKVTALIGENGAGKSTLVKVMTGIYQPEEGELHYKAIPIKLPNPESAHKIGITAIHQETVLFDELSVTENIFVGHYLYRGIFKCLNWPAMHQQARDILTRLEVNIDPHAILKELSIAQRHMVAIARALSFDAQVVILDEPTAALSQHEIVEFYQIVERLKQEGKAILFISHKFDEIFSISDYYTVLRDGSYVGSGKISDISEQQMVTMMVGREVSQAYPKVNCKPGDTVLEVQNLSHPTEFAGINFSLRKGEILGFYGLVGAGRTELMQALFGVTQPNGGKILINGKEHHFSRPSQAIRAGIVYVPEERQKQGAIIDLPISQNISLPQLSQLNPRGVLNDKKEWALADDYARRLQVKASSWKQAVGTLSGGNQQKVVIAKWLATKPDIIILDEPTKGIDIGSKAAVHQFMSELVGRGLAVIMVSSELPEVMGMADRIIVMHEGLMVAEFNAGEASAEMIVSAASGAGEEAA
- a CDS encoding ABC transporter permease codes for the protein MIRNLLKYRELLLAVVIVLMVLGVGVRSPEFIGAGNLLEMFNDTSILIILALGQMMVLLTKGIDLSMAANLALTGMIVALINFHHPDIPVWSLVLLATVLGLVMGAINGLLVWKVGIPPIVVTLGTMSIYRGIIFLLSNGGWINAHQMSPEFLSLPRATFIGLPLLGWCAIAALILVAYFLRYSRTGRALYTAGGNATAAYYTGINAGKMQFVSFCLSGALAGFCGYLWISRFAVAYVDVANGFELQIVAACVIGGISTMGGIGSVVGCLLGALFLGVINNALPVIEVSPFWQMAISGGVIVIAVILNERANKRKGRLILRHSPAVQPVRTETGVRS
- the rhaS gene encoding rhamnose ABC transporter substrate-binding protein, which gives rise to MKLKHVLSLTLMASSILLAGAASAEVKIALVAKSLGNGFFEAANVGAQQAAKELGDVKVIYTGPTTTTAEAQIEVLNGLIAQGVDAIAVSANDPDALVPVLKKAMQRGIKVVSWDSGVAKEGRQIHLNPSNNALIGETNVKLAADALKALNVEKGDVAILSATPTSTNQNLWIAEMKKVLPKYPSVNLVTVAYGDDLSDKSYRETIGLLKSYPDLKVIISPSSVGIVAAAQAVKDQGKIGKVYVTGLGLPSEMAGAIKSGATKSFAIWNPIDLGYAATYLADDLVKGTATKTEASMGRLGKVKLDADGSGAMAEPFVYDASNIDKFSKIF